One segment of Rosa chinensis cultivar Old Blush chromosome 6, RchiOBHm-V2, whole genome shotgun sequence DNA contains the following:
- the LOC112173494 gene encoding protein NRT1/ PTR FAMILY 4.4, whose amino-acid sequence MKLRGDSMSISEAADAVGDISVDWRGRPCKPTKHGGMKAAVFVLGLQGFEMMAIAAVGNNLITYVLNEMHFPLSKSANIVTNFIGTVFLLSLFGGFLSDSYLGSFWTMLIFGFVELSGFILLSVQAHLPQLRPPSCKVMSSEYCQEAKGYKALIFFAAIYLVALGSGCLKPNIISHGADQFRKEDTKQSKKLSTYFNCAYFAFCMGELIALTVLVWVQTHSGMDAGFGVSAAAMTLGLISLVFGTSLYRNKPPRGSIFTPIAQVFVAAFTKRKQICPSNTEMLHGNQNNVPNHLFVTMSPNVTTLLHTEKFRFLDKACIKTEDGTERTESPWRLCTVSQVEQVKIIISVVPIFACTIIFNTILAQLQTFSVQQGSTMNARITESFKIPPASLQAIPYIMLIFLVPLYETVFVPTARKVTGRDSGISPLQRVGTGLFIATFSMVSAAVIERKRRNSALHNEALSIFWIAPQFLIFGLSEMFTAVGLIEFFYKQSLEGMQSFLTAMTYCSYSFGFYLSSLLVSLVNKVTSTSSRGGWLSDNDLNKDRLDRFYWLLAALSLMNFFNYLFWSNWYCYNPTLSPTNTNSPREDGKDLENSSNFKYPSRHIEVSHNIIIT is encoded by the exons ATGAAACTGAGAGGAGATTCCATGTCCATCTCTGAGGCTGCAGATGCGGTGGGGGATATCTCTGTTGATTGGAGAGGCAGACCCTGTAAGCCAACCAAACATGGTGGAATGAAGGCTGCTGTTTTTGTcctag GTCTACAAGGTTTTGAGATGATGGCAATAGCAGCTGTTGGGAACAATCTCATCACCTATGTACTAAATGAGATGCACTTTCCACTGTCAAAGTCTGCAAACATAGTGACCAACTTTATAGGGACAGTCTTCCTCCTCTCCCTCTTTGGAGGGTTCCTATCAGATTCTTATCTTGGGAGCTTCTGGACCATGTTAATCTTTGGGTTTGTGGAGCTTTCT GGTTTTATACTACTCTCTGTTCAAGCCCATCTGCCCCAGTTAAGGCCACCCTCCTGCAAGGTTATGTCATCCGAGTACTGTCAGGAGGCAAAGGGCTACAAGGCTCTCATATTCTTTGCTGCAATTTACTTGGTGGCCTTAGGAAGTGGTTGTCTAAAACCAAACATAATCTCTCATGGAGCTGACCAATTCAGGAAGGAGGATACCAAGCAATCCAAGAAGTTATCAACTTACTTCAATTGTGCATACTTTGCCTTCTGCATGGGAGAACTCATTGCATTAACTGTCCTTGTTTGGGTCCAAACACACTCCGGCATGGATGCTGGATTTGGAGTCTCTGCAGCTGCCATGACACTAGGACTAATTAGCTTGGTGTTTGGTACGTCTCTGTATCGGAACAAACCACCTCGCGGAAGCATTTTCACTCCAATTGCTCAA GTTTTCGTTGCTGCATTTACGAAGAGAAAGCAAATATGCCCCTCAAATACAGAAATGCTTCATGGAAACCAAAACAATGTGCCAAACCACCTCTTTGTCACCATGTCGCCTAACGTCACCACTCTCCTCCACACCGAAAAGTTCAG ATTCCTAGACAAGGCATGCATCAAAACAGAAGATGGAACTGAGAGGACCGAAAGTCCATGGAGATTATGCACCGTGTCTCAGGTGGAGCAAGTCAAAATAATTATCTCAGTTGTGCCCATTTTTGCCTGTACCATCATCTTCAACACAATTTTGGCTCAACTCCAAACATTTTCAGTCCAACAAGGAAGTACAATGAACGCAAGGATCACCGAAAGCTTCAAAATCCCCCCAGCTTCACTCCAAGCCATCCCTTACATCATGCTAATCTTTCTTGTCCCTCTCTATGAAACCGTCTTTGTACCGACTGCTCGAAAAGTCACCGGAAGGGACTCTGGGATTTCTCCTTTACAAAGAGTTGGCACTGGCCTTTTTATTGCCACCTTTTCAATGGTTTCAGCTGCAGTTattgagagaaagagaagaaactcGGCCTTGCACAATGAAGCTCTTTCAATCTTTTGGATTGCTCCACAGTTTCTCATCTTCGGCCTGTCAGAGATGTTCACTGCAGTAGGGCTTATAGAGTTCTTCTACAAGCAGTCATTGGAAGGAATGCAATCATTTCTAACTGCCATGACATACTGCTCATACTCATTTGGCTTCTATTTGAGCTCACTCCTTGTTTCTCTTGTGAACAAAGTTACCTCAACTTCTTCAAGGGGAGGGTGGCTCAGTGACAATGATCTCAACAAGGATAGGCTGGACCGTTTCTATTGGCTGCTGGCTGCTCTCAGTCTTATGAACTTCTTCAATTATCTCTTCTGGTCAAATTGGTATTGTTACAACCCCACTCTATCACCCACTAATACTAATTCACCCCGAGAAGATGGAAAAGACCTGGAAAACAGCAGCAACTTCAAGTACCCTTCAAGGCATATTGAAGTTTCTCATAATATTATTATAACTTGA